In the genome of Brachypodium distachyon strain Bd21 chromosome 3, Brachypodium_distachyon_v3.0, whole genome shotgun sequence, the window TACACCTGAATGTGACAACAACTTGAAGCCAACCATAGGTATGCTATTCGATACTTGTATGGAAACAGTCGAGCAGTTTACAAGGCTTGTTCACAAAATGTTGgaattttagttcaaactCAGAAAAGGACCGTATGGAAGCGTTTTCTTCATGGCAAATCAGGTTTCTAAATAACACGCGTGCACTAATCTCGCAGCAAACCAACTTCTTTCCACCTAGTCGATCGCCTCGAGTCGAATTTTATAGTGCTTATtacaattaaaataaaattttataGCGTCCAGCAGGTACTCAGATTGAAAAAAAGACGAAGGAAGAAGCTTATAAATCAGACGACGGCCGGCGCTAAGACTCCATTCCCGAAGGTCGATTAGAGGAACAAAGGATTGGCAGGCACCAAGGTCCATCTTCTCAGAATATCTCCGCGCATCGGAACGTCTTGAATACCTGTCCAACAAACCCTCACCAGCAGCTCATAGCAACCGTGATTGCAAACCTTCTCCTCTTCAGGGTATGATAGCGTGACCGAGGTGCGTTCATCTTTCCCATTGCCAGcaataaaagaaacattgaGCAGAATTTCTTCAACATCGTCAACCGTGTGGACAGGGACGGCTACCAGATTACGAGTCAAGACAATAGCGCCATCATCTTCAATTAATATGTGGTTCCACGTCGCCTTGTTATCATATTCATATAGAATGATATGATTTTCAGTATTTCCGATGGTTCGAGCCGTTACTTTGCTTTTGAAAGGAACATCACATGGTCCACTCAAAATATTAACTTTAAGAGAAGCTGCCACGGGATTCGTAATAGGCGATAATGCCAATTCGACTATACTCTGCCAGCTACTCAGCAGATGAGTGATCACGGGTCGCCTGTCAAAGGGGACACGCCAGTGTCGTATCACACCTTTGCTAAAATCTTTGTCATCACTGGTCTGATCACCCTTGATCTTCAAATTGATCTCAAAAAACATACTGTCAGATATGACAAATCCCCGGCGTGGACCTGTCAGAGTTAACATGTTCCTCTGCACAAGGATATGGCAAAGATAATTAACCTAAAAAAAGTCTCATATCGATCGATAGTTAAACAAGGGTAATCAAATTCTGACAACCGAACAAAGTATGGCTAGTTAGATAAATTTAACACCAATAATCATACATTTGTAACTCATATTCAAACACACAAAATAATGACTTATGGAAACATTGGGTCGATCAGACCCAACCTATCAAAGTTTCATCACATTCCATTCTTAACGAGTACTCACTAGGTGCCATATTATAAGGCGTATGGTTTTCGCCCAAGTCCAGGCTTTTAAAAGCTTGACAGTATGTGTttatataaataaaatatcaaCATCCATTGCATTATGAAACATATATTCAATGGTTACTCCGTTGGTATTGTAGATGTCAGTTGATAATTTGTTCatataaacttggtcagaTTTTTAAAATGTTGATTTAATTAGGATAAAAACCATAGCTCTTTTTTGATAAGTCGAGGTAAATAATTGGAATACCAAACTATAGCGTGACAATTAATTCAGGATGCAATCAAATGGTAGACATCTTTCCATGGTGAATTTAAGGTGAGGAACTGAGGATCACGATATATTTGGATATTGGTAATCTAGTGAGGAAAATAAAACTAGGGAGGTTGAGGGAGGAACAAAAGGCTAACCGATTTGGTGATGCACTGGGGATCATCCCTTTCACGACGGAACAGATAGACACATTTATAGTCAACCTCATCCCTTGCAAGCACGGTGCCAAATACGTTGATTGGGTAGCCCACATCAGATCTGATTATCTTCAAGGAAATGACATTAACCGATGCATCTGCCATCTCGCACCAATCAGAATAATTTTGCACTTGAAGCGGCAGACCATGGGGGGCATCGGCTGTAAATTTAGTCCAGCACAAGAAtcaggaaaaagaaacatgatGAATATCTCTGCCTACGAAATCAATACTTTCAAAAGAGATCAATGAGATGGTTGCAAAGACTCACACTCTTCATCGAGGTCGAAGAAGGCTATGTTGAAATGGCAGAAGCGGGTGCAGACAAAATCATTCTGCTTTGGATCATATTCAGTGAACTGTCTGCAATGAACAATGTGAAGACCCAGGAGCACCTTCTCCTCAGCTGTGTGCTTGGTATCGGGCTCGACCAGCCGCGCCATCCTCTCCTGCTTCACCACCACGTCTGTGTCCGAGTCACACTCCGACAAAGTATAAGACTCTGGCTCAGACTCCGGCTCTGACTCCGCTGGCTTTGCAATCTTCCTCTCCCACCACATCTCCTCTCCCGACATCTTGCCACCGCgagtaagaagaagaaatatgtAGTAATGTGAGATTTCGTGGTAATTCGAtgatataaaataaaatcgcattgcatcagaaattcagaatagAAGAGGAGCTTGATTACCTTCTTCTCCGATTTTGCTGGCTTCGGTCGATTTCCACCTGGGAACCCGTACTCCAAGCCGCCGATGGAAGAGGCTAGGGTTTGGCGAGTCTGCGATCAAACTTTTCGCTTAATTcgcttgttttttcttctgaaaaggAGAACCCTGGGGTTCCGATTTTGACTTGAGCGCGACTCCGAGTCGGAGGAGGGGTAGTTCCTCCGATTTTGCTTTCCGGATCGATCAGCCCGCGCGGCCCAGGCGGCGCTGCAGTGCAGAGCGCGGGGCGGGAGTCCGAGTTAAATGACGACATGTCACACCATCGAGTGGTGCGACGGATGAAGGGATGCTTACGAGCAGTGGGCCGTAAGTAGTTGGGCTTTTGGGCCTGCGTGCCAAGGTGTGTGGCGTGCGTGAGTATTTCTCTGTACCCAGGAGCTGTGTTCGACAGAAAGAAATAGAAACAGTCTCGTTCCTCGACTCTTTCCTCCGCTCCCCGTCTCCTTCTCCTGTTCCGATCCGTCATCCTCTCCGGCGAAGGCGAGTATATGACAGTTGGTATCAGAGGCTTTGTTCGATCCGTTCGTTCCGCGTAACAACCTCTCGGCTACACCTGGTCAATTGTGCGGCGGGTTGCTGATTTCCTTTGGGTTGATCGGCAGAAAATTCCCTCACCGACGTCAGGGTAGTTTGGAGAACGCGACGACGGCTCCGTTCAAGCCCTCCGTGGAAATTCAGTTGCCCACGACAGTGGCAATGGCCGCAACTTATGCACTGGTGCAGGAAGGTGTGTTGGACAGGATGCATCAGACTATGACCAAGGTAACACCTCCTAAACTGTACACCCAATCATAACAGTCTGCACCTACCAAGTTTGCTCCTAGTGAATTGTGGAAAGCCAAGCAGCTCAAGGACTACCGCAAGGCCAATGGACTGTGTTTCAAGTGTGGTGAGAAGTACAGTCCCCAACATCAGTGtcaagtgaatgcaacccccGCTCAAGGGCACCTTCACGCTATGGCTGTTGAGCCGATTCTCGAAGATGCATTGTTGGACTCTGTTATGGCGGCTGAAATGCAGGAGGCTGAAGATACTAGTCAGGCTATGACCCTGTCCCTTAATGCTATTTCTGGCACTAGTAAGAACAAGACTATGAGGGTGCGTGCTATTATTGGAAATCAGGTCATGCTCATGTTAATTGATTCCGGCAGTTCTCATAGTTTTGTGGATCAGGACCTAGCTGCTCGTGTGGGCGCCTTGCAGTTCAGCATTGCTCCAGTGGCTGTTAAGGTTGCCAATGGTCAGAACATGCCCTGCACTACCAAGATACCTAATATGACATGGTTGATGGGGTGTGACACTTTTTCGCATGACATGCATGTTCTACCTTTGGGCACATATGATGCTGTGCTTGGAATTGATTGGTTAGAATTGTGGGGCGATATGCGTTGCAATTGGAAAGAACAATGGCTGGAGATTGATCATAACGGCAGCACGGTGCGCTTACAAGGCGTTACTGACACTACCCCATCCACCTTACATGCCATATCTGTCCACCAGTTGGCCAAGTCTGTCAAGGGCAATGATGTTTGGGCCCTGGCGTTACTGGAACGTACTTTGACAAACCGTTGGAGGTGCAACCAGTTTTGGCGAAGTATCAGGATGTCTTTGACGAACCTAACTCTTTACCTCCATGTCGTGTTTTCGATCATCCCATCCATCTGATTCCTGGGTCTACTCCCGTTAATAGTAGACCGTATCGTTACTCTCCAGCCCAGAAAGACGAAATAGACCGTCAAGTGACAACAATGCTTCAGACAGGTGTCATTGAACCCAGCATGAGCCCTTTTGCTTCTTCGGTCCTCCTTGTCAAGAAGAAAGACGGCAGTTGGCGTTTCTGCATTGATTATCGGCGTTTGAATGATATCACTGTTAAGAGTAAATTTCCAATGCCCATTGTGGATGAGCTCCTTGATGAACTTGCGGGTGCTACACTGTTCTTCAAGTTGGACCTCCATTCCGGTTATCATCAGATTTGGATGGTGGAGGCTGATGAGCATGAGACGGCTTCTAAGACACACCATGGTCAATTCCAATTCAAAGTCATGCCGTTTGGTTTAACTAATGCCCCTTCCACGTTTCAATGCCTCATGAATTCCATTTTTGCGCCTTATGTTCGCAAATTTATATTGGTGTTCATGGATGATATTTTGATCTTCAGTACATCTCTTGCTGACCACCTACAACATCTTGAATTGGTGTTCTCTACACTCCGGGAACATCAATTGTTTGTCAAGGGCAGCAAGTGTACTTTTGCCCAGTCGCAATTGGAGTATTTGGGTCACATAATCTCCGATAAAGGTGTGGCCACTGATCCGGCGAAGACAGCTGCCATGCATGCTTGGCCTGTACCCACATATGTTACTGAAGTACGGGGATTTTTGGGCTTGACAGGCTATTACCGAAAGTTTGTCCGCAATTATAGTATCTTGGCCAAACCACTTACAACTCTGTTGCAGCACGGGGAGTTTCAGTGGACTCCCCAAGCACAGCTCGCCTTTGACAAGTTAAAGCAAGCCATGACTGAAACACCTGTTCTCGCCCTGCCCAACTTTGACAAACCGTTCTGCATTGAGACAGATGCTTGTGATTCGGGTATTTTTGCTGTTTTGTCTCAAGATTCTCATCCAGTAGCTTACATGAGCAGAGCTTTGGGTGTGAACAATAAAAAATTGAGTGTTTATGAGAAGGAGTTCTTGGCGGTAATGATGGCGGTTGACAGGTGGAGATCATACTTACTGCGCGTTCCCTTTGTCATCCGAACAGACCATCAGAGTTTGTGTCACCTTGGTGACCAAGTGCTAGCCTCTGATCTCCAACGGAAGGCTATGACAAAGCTGATTGGACTACAATATACATTTCAGTACAAGAAAGGCACCGAGAACACTGCAGCTGACTCTTTCTCTCGGGTGGGTCACCTGCTGTCCATCCATGCTGTCTCGGTGGTGCAACCTGTATGGTTACAAGAAGTTTTAAATTCTTATGAGATGGATGTCAAAGCACAAGAGTTGCTTGTTGAGCTTGCGGTTACTGGTAGCAATGAGGATGGGTATTCTTTGGACAAGGGTGTCATTAAATTcaaaagcaaaatcttgaTTGGGGAGAACACTGGACTGCACACCAAGCTGATACATTCATTCCACTGTTCAGCCATAGGTGGCCATTCGGGCATTCAGGCCACCTTCCAGCGAGTGAGCAAATTATTTCATTGGGTGGGCATTCGTCAGGATGTGGAAAACTTTGTGCGTCAATGCCAAATTTGTCAACAGGCTAAACATGAGCACTGCAAATACCCAGGTCTGCTATCCCCTTTACCGGTTCCAAGTCGCCCCTGGCATGATGTCACCATGGACTTCATCGAAGGTTTGCCTAAGTCAGATACTTTCTCTGTGATTCTGGTGGTTGATCGCTTTTCGAAGTATGCACATTTCATGGCTTTGAAGCACCCGTACACTGCTAAATCTGTGGCGGAGTTGTTCTTCTCAAATGTTGTCAAATTACATGGCATGCCTAACTCAATTGTCTCTGACCGTGATGCCGTGTTCACCAGTGTTCTCTGGCGTGAATTGTTTGCAAAGTTGGGCACTGACCTGCAGTTCAGCTCGGGTCACCACCCACAGACCGACGGCCAATCCGAGCGAGTTAACCAGTGCCTTGAAATGTTCCTGCGCTGTGCGGTCCATGATTCCCCATCCAAATGGCATGCTTGGTTACCGTTAGCAGAGCTGTGGTACAACACATCCCATCACTCCTCCCTGGGTTGTTCTCCCTTCAAAGTGGTTTATGGGCAGGAGCCAAATTTCGGTACATTGCTGAATTCTCAGGAGACTGCCGTTCAGGATGTACTTAGCCTACTGACAAACAGGGAGATGTACACAGACTTTGTCAAACAACAGCTGATTCGTGCTCAAGTGAAAATGAAGCACTATGCTGACAAGCGTCGCTCCCCTCGTGCTTTCTCAGTGGGTGAGCGAGTCTACCTCAAACTGCAACCGTACGCACAGCACTCAGTCGCCCATCGCCCGTTCCCAAAACTGGCATTTAAGTACTTTGGCCCCTATCAAATCCTTCAGAAGATTGGTGTTGCTTCTTACAAGCTCGACCTACCAGCAGGCAGCCTCATCCACCCGGTGTTCCATGTCTCACAGCTCAAGCCACATGTACCAGATCACACTCCAGTCTTCACTGATCTCCCTCGCCCATTATCGTTGGATGCATCTAAGGTTTCACCGGAGCTCATTTTGGACCGCCGTCTCATCAAGAAAGGTAATGCAGCTCATCTTCAGATTCTGGTAAAATGGACTGATCTGGATGCTGCTTTAGCAACCTGAGAGGACTATGATGTTCTCCGCCAACGTTTTCCGGCGGCAGCAGCCTGGGGACAAGCTGGTCCTTCAGAGGGGGGCAATGTCACACCATCGAGTGGTGCGACGGATGAAGGGATGCTTACGAGCAGTGGGCCGTAAGTAGTTGGGATTTTGGGCCTGCGTGCCAAGGTGTGTGGCGTGCGCGAGTATTTCTCTGTACCCAGGAGCTGTGTTCGACAGAAAGAAATAGAAACAGTCTCGTTCCTCGACTCTTTCCTCCGCTCCCCGTCTCCTTCTCCTGTTCCGATCCGTCATCCTCTCCGGCGAAGGCGAGTATATGACACGACACTAGCTGGAACAGTCCGCCAGTGCTGACAGCTCAAGAACGACACGAACACGAGTTCCTGCTGCCTCGACATCAGCAACAAAATCGAGCTTCCAGTTAACTGGAGCGACAAAATCTCCAAGAAAGATGGCCCCAAATGATCGCACCAACAATTCCTCACAAGGTACCACGTGAAAAGATGCATCCACATTGAGTTTTGGCCTCTACATCTCTACCTATAATAATTATGAAAGGACTAATGAGACATTTACAAAATCTCGTCTACTTCATATCACACTCTTCGTGTAAATTGCCTAGTGATTTTCGTTCATCTTCCTCCATTCTGGCGGCCAATGTGTTCAATGCGTCATGCAGATGTGCGATGTTGAATCGGCCCACATGTGAACACATCTAAGATCACAACCAATGCAGCTTGTAGCCGACGGCTTCCTCAAATGACGCGAGGTTAATGGACTAAGTTGAAAAGATCATATATAGCTTTAtccatttttttgtttatcgtTAAGGCTGCTTTTGTTTAGGATGAATGCAAGCTAGCTGTGGCTGGAAGAAGCTAATTGAAAGATTGGAGTTGGAATCTGACTTGATATTCGTTTATGAAGTAGTGAAATTATGCACTTGGATGCGGGTGAAATGTCTGAAATATCTCTGTTTGCTGCAAACAGGGATATTGAAAATGTCTGAAATCCGGCTTCGGTACAAAGGCGGACGCGGGGGAGAATATATAAAGAGAACATGAAAATGGTGCAAATTAAATTGGAGTAGACAGTGGCTTCGGTACAAAGGCAGATGCGGGGGAGGAGTGCAGCAGGCGGTACGAAGGGAAGATTCAGGGATCCGGTGGCATATTGTGGTAATTATGTCGAAGTGACGTACGGCGACatccgtaccatcaccaccaactccaatttaatagataatAATATATCAATAATTAACTACTTGAAAACCCGTGCTTGCTACGGGAGAAATAATAAAATGTAAGTACAAAACATGCTAATGTACAGAAAAAAATATGCCCaccattttcattttctctttATATATTCATTCCGTATCTCTATTCTTGGCAGCGAGCTCCTCCTCTTGGCGGCGAGCACCTACCTCTTTTGCGGCTTGTGCTGCGGTATCGTTCATGCACTTCTCGATGCATGCGTAGAGGCGCTCCGTGGCCGGCGAGGCATCCCTCGCcgcctttgccttcttgttGCCGATGGGCCGTccctccaccaccgccgaaGGAGTGGCTTTTGGGTCGTAGGGGGCGTCCTTGGACTTGGCAAGAGCATTCCGCGTCTCCATCCACTTTTCGCACGTCTCAATATGTTCTTGCGAAAACGTGGATGAAGTTGAACTCGACGTCGTCGTTGTCCTCTCGTTAGGCCTTTTCTTGAGTGTACGTGTAGTGGGCATGCTGGGAGCCGTCGTGGATCATGTCAGACATAATAGACTCGCCTTGTGACATTCCACCAAACGGGTTGGGAGCGGTCTGGCTGCAGCTGGCGGGAAACGGCTGGAAGGATGCTGATGACGAAGATCCGGCGGAGGAAAGAGGCCCACGCAGCAGAGGAGGCGAGGCGAAGCTGTTTGGGTTGAAGCCACCGAGAGGATCCGCGGCGAAGGTGTTCTGGTTGAAGCTGCCGAGTGGATTGGTGTCGTGGTAGTCCGGCGAGAACCACGAGAGCGACGGCGTGGCATTCCCATGGTTTTCATGAGGCATATGGGGCGACGCCGGCGAAATGctcgacggcgacggtgaCAACTATGAGCTCCCTTGACTGCCGCCGCTCCAGTACTGGCCGGAGGAAGGCGGAGGCTACGTCCTTCCGGCCATGGTCGTGGCCCTCTGCGCGTCGAGCTGCCAGGCCAGGGCGGCGATCCTCTCCTTGACCTTCTTCTCCAAACTTCGGCGGGCGGCGTTCTCGACTTGGCGACGTGTGCAATCCGCGACCCTGTCAACGGTGCTCACCCCAGACGGATGCTCGGCCCTCGATCTCTTCAGCGCTGCGACCCTGtcaactagttcatttgtttgaactaaaaaaatcaaggcTCCCCTAAAAGTcagtcaccatgttgcaccttCTGCGTGCAGGCTGTTCTCCTTTGCCCCTGCTCTTGTCTCAAGGCGGCGCAATGCCAGGGCAAACCATGGAAGCAAGCAAACATTGAGGAGGCTGGCTAGCACTGGCTCTGGAGTCTGGAGCAGAAGATGTGACAGCAGCCGGCCCGTACGCTACAGTCCTGCTtggatttttcctttttttttttttgaagcgATGAGTGCTTCACCAAAAATATAATGTTCTCTGAGGGATTAGTTCCAATTCCAGTTGACACGCTGAGTCCACAAGCCCACCTCACGTCACGTGCTTTCTCTCCAAAAAAATAGTCAAGAGGCTAGCGTAATTCTAGCGTATTTCAAAAATGTCCCCGTAATCTTCTGACTGTCATTTTTCGTACGGAGTAGAATATGTAAGccatatatcaaattaaatATTAAGTTAAAAAATTAAGTTTTGTTATTGAAGCAACTTCCCTTTGCCGCTGCAATCTCTCCACCTCTCTGGCTCTCTCTACATCTTGAAAAGCAACTCCCATGTACAGTACACTACATAATCTCTCTGTAAAAACTGCAACTTCCCCCGGCGATTGTAGCGGTACCGGTACCTATGAACCGTCCATTCGGGCTTTGAGATCAACGGGCGCCGAATCATTATTTAACTTCTCGCAGCTTATACGCACGAGCGCAAGACGTATTTCCCCTGTCGCTATACTGGGGTCCACCTGatcccatctccctctccgCATGAGATCCGCACAAGCCGCTGCCTCTCATGCCCCCAAGCCTCcaactccgccgccgcctgtaCACCCCTCCACGCACGCCGGGATCAGCCGCACCGCTTCCCTCCATCCTCGCCGacgagcccccccccccctccctccctgcgACCGGGCTAGATCCGCACTGACCAGCCCCTCCTCCGGCGAGATCTGGCGCCTccagccctcctcctccctctgcgagaacctccgccgccgtccgcatCCTCCGCCTCCCAGGTGACCTCTCTCTCTGATGTCTTATGGCCCACGCCGTGTCAAGCGTCCCCCAGGCATCCTGTACTTGTGATTCTCCATTGCGAAGCTCGTCCCCTCCGTCTCCGTTCCTCCTCCTTCGTTCGGTGTACTGTTGTACCTCTCTGTTGTACCTGCCGccaccggctcctcctccgccgagcACGGGCTGCCGGTACTCCTCCCCTTCCATGCTTCCGaggcctcccctcctcctgcgCCCTGGACCCGAGGCTACCCCCTTGCGCCACGGACGGACggggccggatccggccgcctTCGACCCCACGGACGCCGGATCCTGCCTTCCTTGGTCCTGCCGCAGCCGGATCCAGGTGAGTtctctctcccctctccctctcagactctctctctctctctccagaTCCGTGAAGAAATGCTGGCTCCGCCTGCTGCTCTTCGTCAAGCTACAACGCTGCCGAAAGTGCAGGCTCGGCGTCGTGGTGCTCAACTTCCTCCTCCCGGGAtccattttttattattttgatCAGATGGTGACCAGCAAAAATTGGTCGAATTGTTGCGAATCGAAAGCATATGGTTCAGCATGTTGTTGCGAATTTGGTTGTTTCGGATTTGGTTCGGGAAAATATTGATTTCCATGTGTGTTGGATTGAGATTTTTTTGGTATATCATTGAATTTTGTTGGTATATCATTGAAATTATTGGTATGCCAATGACAAATCAATGGTTTGTTGATGTATCATTGAAATTATTGGTGTGGCATTGAAAAATCAATGGTATTGAATTTCATTGACATATATTATTTAGTTGATATGTTGCTGAATTTTCAATATCATTGATATTCCATTGAAAAAATTGTTATTGTTCCAATGAAATATTAATCAATGGTACTGAAAAATTGATTTCCATGTGTGTTGGGTTGAGATACTTTTGGTATATCATTGGATTTGTTTGATATATCATTGAAATTTATTGGTATGGCAATGAAAATCAATGGTTTGTTGATGTATCATTGAAATTATTGGTATGCCGTTGAAAAATTTACATTGACATATATTATTTAGTTGATATGTTGCTGAATTTTCGATATCATTGATATTCCATTGAAAAATATTGTTACGTTTCAATGAAAATATTAATCAATGGTATTGAAAATAGTAATGATATTCAGTTAAATAACAACGATCTTGAAATTCAATGGTATATCAATGATATGATATATGTCAGTCGAAATTAGTAATGGAATTTCCATAAAAAATAGCAATGAAAATCAATGAAATAGTAAtgacactactacaaaacggtctatatgtcacggcacatcagtaacgggtccggcgcgaccgttactgatgattaacatcagtgtcggtcgttgtcgcgaccgttactgatgaatagagcggggtctgcccgtccccgcccagccatacatcagtgagGGTCacgcgaggcgaccgccactgatgtaccatcatacctcgcgagagacatcagtggcggtcgagTAAgagacgaccgttactgatgtaccacacatcagtaaccGTCGTACTAacgtgcccgccactgatgtgtggtacatatcagtaacgggcggcctcggcccgaccgttactgatgtgtgatacatcagtaacgggccgaacaagaggtgggagtcggctgtgaccgccggcttgcaaaaggcggagcacacgggccgtgttctaggggaaggcgaaggggcctgctgggatgattatttcccgcctgctccgaagcgaagcagggtccagaaaaagctccccgcttctgctgaaataatagaacaagctaaggcggaggcacgagagcaggcatctatggtgtgtcaagaggcgtcaagagaatatgcagtgcaagccgtccatcatttggtgtcggcattggccaaagaccaccccgcccttgaagccatactcgggggaggagtggaaggtttgaggaacctccttcctcctcttcctcctcttc includes:
- the LOC100823887 gene encoding uncharacterized protein LOC100823887, giving the protein MSGEEMWWERKIAKPAESEPESEPESYTLSECDSDTDVVVKQERMARLVEPDTKHTAEEKVLLGLHIVHCRQFTEYDPKQNDFVCTRFCHFNIAFFDLDEESDAPHGLPLQVQNYSDWCEMADASVNVISLKIIRSDVGYPINVFGTVLARDEVDYKCVYLFRRERDDPQCITKSRNMLTLTGPRRGFVISDSMFFEINLKIKGDQTSDDKDFSKGVIRHWRVPFDRRPVITHLLSSWQSIVELALSPITNPVAASLKVNILSGPCDVPFKSKVTARTIGNTENHIILYEYDNKATWNHILIEDDGAIVLTRNLVAVPVHTVDDVEEILLNVSFIAGNGKDERTSVTLSYPEEEKVCNHGCYELLVRVCWTGIQDVPMRGDILRRWTLVPANPLFL